A section of the Negativicutes bacterium genome encodes:
- a CDS encoding zinc ribbon domain-containing protein has translation MNRCSSCNFDIDESTKFCPNCGSNCQQAGVIKCNKCGMENLSSVSFCKQCGNNLKQNRSREIKQKFAAFLEKPQAKLGVALGILLIIVAASTFYYLNFMSKSHYLAYYGEASRKIETANDILVNNTTAENLKNEKIADLQNQLQVQRDELMNFEKTFSNTHVLQEYSEHHKNLLALLDKEIAMIEETKLVIGKPLNKETDNVIDSLKANIEEAKGLSEKIKVEERNFDLGKGITVLPHQLTMFVEEQRTINKEKIARLLLMNDFFQKVDTMIQRYDSSKLDLGANLDNLRKGGYTWNDYFNTLEMARAFRVGLRNQIDFIKAPKGAENVKRQFSEVVSLAIQYCDKMNSGAQLEYMYRYPDAEKSYNEAKAINTKVQATYSDFINNYQTEKNRLTNMENL, from the coding sequence TTGAATCGCTGTAGTAGTTGTAATTTTGATATTGACGAAAGTACGAAGTTTTGTCCGAATTGTGGTAGCAATTGTCAGCAGGCTGGTGTTATTAAATGTAATAAATGTGGCATGGAAAATTTATCTAGTGTTAGTTTTTGTAAACAGTGTGGAAATAATTTAAAACAAAACCGATCAAGGGAAATTAAACAAAAATTTGCTGCTTTTTTAGAAAAACCACAGGCGAAACTTGGGGTAGCGCTGGGGATATTGTTAATTATTGTGGCGGCTTCAACATTTTATTATTTAAATTTTATGAGTAAAAGTCATTATTTAGCTTATTATGGAGAGGCTTCTCGTAAAATTGAGACTGCCAATGACATATTAGTTAATAATACTACTGCTGAAAACTTAAAAAATGAAAAAATAGCCGATTTGCAAAATCAATTACAGGTTCAGCGTGATGAATTGATGAACTTTGAAAAAACCTTTTCCAACACTCATGTGTTACAAGAGTATAGTGAACATCATAAAAATTTATTAGCATTATTAGATAAAGAAATTGCCATGATTGAAGAGACTAAATTGGTTATCGGCAAGCCGTTAAACAAGGAAACCGATAATGTTATTGATAGTTTAAAAGCTAATATTGAAGAAGCCAAAGGGCTTTCAGAAAAGATAAAGGTTGAAGAACGAAACTTTGATTTAGGCAAAGGCATTACTGTATTGCCACATCAATTGACGATGTTTGTGGAAGAGCAACGCACCATAAACAAAGAGAAAATTGCTAGATTACTACTGATGAATGATTTTTTTCAAAAAGTTGATACAATGATTCAAAGATATGATAGTTCAAAGCTAGACTTGGGCGCTAATTTAGATAATTTGCGCAAGGGCGGTTATACTTGGAATGATTATTTTAACACATTAGAAATGGCCAGAGCTTTTAGAGTTGGCTTAAGAAATCAAATTGATTTTATCAAAGCACCTAAAGGTGCGGAAAATGTTAAACGGCAGTTTAGTGAAGTAGTAAGTTTAGCAATACAATATTGTGATAAAATGAATTCTGGAGCACAATTAGAATATATGTATCGTTATCCTGATGCTGAAAAAAGCTACAATGAAGCTAAGGCAATAAACACTAAGGTTCAAGCTACTTATAGTGATTTCATCAATAATTATCAAACGGAAAAAAACAGATTGACTAATATGGAAAATTTATAA